From the genome of Nicotiana sylvestris chromosome 1, ASM39365v2, whole genome shotgun sequence:
aAACAAtgctccactgctcatcccagagcccttgaactccacaaatgaccaattccacacccatcataacaccccatctatgtggagactatgccacactccacccaacccgtctcaaacacacccgagtctgatgataaagactcgcttatcaggaacctggcagaagaacttaagaaattgactagccgaattcaaggcgttgaaggaagtaagggaattgaagggctgaacaatgaagatctttgcatacaacccgatgtcgaactacccgaggggtacaaacctccaaagttcgaaatgtttgatggaacaggggatccaagggtccattggAGAACTTActgtgataagctggtcggagtagggaaagatgagagaattggcatgaagctgttcataaggagtttgaagggagatgctctgtcttggtacattagtcaggatccgaagaagtggtcaaattgggtaagcatggcgtccgacttcatggacaggttcagatTCAACACCGAGAATGCTCCGGATGTGttttatattcagaatctaaagaagaaacctacagaaacatttcacgagtatgctactcgttggaggtccgaagctgctaaggtcagaccttcCTTAGAGGATGAACAAATGAACAAATGCTTTGttcgggctcaagacccgcagtattatgaacgacaaatgttgattgagagccatgaattttctgacattatcaagttgggtgaaaggattgaagagggaatcaaaatcggtatggttacaaacttcgaggccttacaATCTACAAATAAGGCTTTGTAGTCTGGAGGCATATCTAAGTAAAAGGACATTGGGGccataatggttgcacagagaaccaaatctcctatcaaataccaaacttacccaatacctccactcacatatcaaccaactctgaactaccaagcaccatcacccacataccaagctccaccacccacttatcaatcacctccgcctcccatatatcagcctacttcacccagatattcccaacccgcacatatttaccaagcctacaatactcaaccatcccattatgaATCACCTCCTACATGCCAAAACTTTCATATACCTCGACCAAATTTCAATCATAGACCTCCTAAACAATAcacagccattgctgaacctattgaccagttgtacgaaagactcaaagctgctggttacatcACCCCTATCCATGCGGTAACCCCTGCGagcccttctcagtgggttaatccaaataaatcttgtgcataccattccggcatgaaaggacacaccattGACGAATGTCGCTCTTTGAAAGACAAAATCcaggctttgattgacaacaagattattgttgcaaaggaacccgctccaaatgtccgcaataacctgCTGctagaccacaagggtggaggcgttcacatgattgaaatagaggatgattgggatcccgaaggatcgatcggtttgatcacagaaggtgatgacccaaagaaaccaatagttactcttaaccTGATCATGGTCCAGATTCAGCCCTCTGGGGATGCTGGGGTAAATATGGCAGTACCATTGGAATTTGAAAcaacgtcatctgcaaagacaccagcgccaattgaggttgaattcgtgtctccagcaaatgcacctataccattcgaagttgcagttttaccacccaaggaacatgctccgttcggagtgatGATAGCCACGCTGATTTCAGTGGTGATCTCGACCATGACACTATTTcacacaaaggctataccatgggactatacagctgaggcaaagaggaaaggcaaggttaggttcgaggaaactgttTCCGCtcagggtatgacgagaactggtaggAACTATACCCCAAAACACCttgctgagtcaagcaagtaggcctccaatcggtcacccatcattgagacaggtccagacgatctttggagaaagatacaggccaagaaatactcggtcatcgaccagttgaacaaaacaccatcGCAAATCttcatacttgctttgctacaaaattctgaggcacacaagaatgctttggtaaaggtgctgagtgaagcatacgtgccaaacAACATTATTGGCGGAGAAAGGGCTAACATGGTCggacaggtattggagagtcacaaaattacttttcatgaggatgagctaccgcctgaagggttggggcacaacaaagcactacacatcactgtgcaatgtgaGGATTACTTTATCACCAAGATCTTAATTGATGGCggttccagcctcaacatttgtccactggttaCACTCAAAAAATTGGGCAAAGGAttgcacgagataaaggacgaagctatcaacgtgaaagccttcgacggctcccaaagatccaccattgagGAGATTAGTctatgtttgcaaatggggccaacttggttcgatgttgacttCTAAGTGATAAACGTACCGACATCTTACAATCTGTtgctgggacgaccatggattcatagTGCTGGGGCTATGGCATCGACAATGAATTAGGtagtgaaattcgaatggaaccatcaagaggtaatcattcatggcgatggaagtaatcctatatacagtcgccataCCATTCCAttaatcgaaggaagaaggaagctaggagGAGAAATTTACCATCACATCGAAAgggtaaatgctgttgacaaagacaaatggtgggataataatatcgagagtatactgaattagtgtgggtacgaacctggcaaagggctcggtaaaaacctccaaggaattgctaagcccataaaactcaagaaacatggcaccaccttcggtctaggatatgagtacacctaggAGGAATTTAACCACTGGTCGCCactatggcgcggtccttactatccgctggagcagccagTACCATATTTGGAGCGAACTTTCCAACCGGCCAGTGTTATCTATGggttagaagaagaagaagaagcacttgtagcggtgaggaatttgttcctagaagacaataaCATGGACTGttatgttgttctcgaggaggagggggaagaaggcccttccatacaggccgtaagcagAAGGGtctgcctcaataactggaccattaggacaaccagagcccgatgagcctcggggtagcaagtctaaaacaagcatcatgcactgtaTTTATTTACTAAacgattttcctttcgcattttaattctctcaataagatctccaatgttcaaaactattatgcaatttatcaaagcatttttgactttccttatgaatcaacacttattactattattttctctcattactttacttatacagcattactattacctatcttgatcaATCGATGACTGTGAtgtgcaacgagacaacgcaacaaacgaacacagattcagaggaagatgaaataccaGAAGAGCTttttaaggaagttgagaattttgagaatagacctaagtccaacttggacaAGACCAAGGtcgttaacctgggagatgcagagaatgtcaaagaaacacgaatcagtgtccatttgtcaccgtcagaaaaggaagagtacacaaaatttctaagggcatttgaggacatattcgcatggtcatacgacgacatgactggtctgagtacatctattgtggctcacaaactgccaaccaatccaacaagtccaccagtaaagcaaaagctcagaaagttcaagcctgatatgagtctgaaaatcaaagaagacgTCACTAAGCATGTCAAAGCtaaagttctcagggtagtagaatatccaacatggttagctaacatcgtgctagtaccaaagaaggacgggaggatcagagtctgtgtcgactaccgagatctcaaccgagctagtccgaaagacgacttccctttaccgaatatacacatcctgatcgacaattgcaccaagcatgagctaTAATCATTGgtagattgttttgctgggtatcatcagatctggatggatgaagaagatgctgagaaaatgactttcattacaccatgggggatatactgttacaagatgatgacGTTTATATTAAAGAATGCAGGGGACACCTATATGAGggtcatgactaccattttccatgatatgatacacaaggagatagaggtatacgtagatgatattatcatcaagtccaaaaaggccactgatcatatggaagatttgaggaagttcttcaatagattgagaaggtacaacctgaaattgaatcccacaaagtgtgcattcagggttcctgctgggaaactacttgggttcattgtgagtcgctgaTGAATAAAACttgatccatcaaaggtcaaagctattcaagaattgccaccgccaaagaacaagaaggacgtgatgagtttcttggggagacatAACtgcatcagccggttcatagcacaatctacagttatctatgagccaatcgttaagatgttgaagaaggacgccgctaccaaatggactgatgactgccaaaaagctttcaaCAGAATCAAAGattacctatcaacaccacctaTCCTGGTCCCGCtagagccaggtagacctctattactctaccttgcagtattggatggacctttcggttgcgttctggggcagcatgacgaaACATGGAGGAAGGAGCagaccatctattacctcagtaagaaattcaccccctatgaggcccggtattctctgttagagcgcacttgttgtgctttgacttgggtagctcagaagctgaggcactacttctgtgcctatactacatatctcaaatcaaggatggatcctttaaagtacatcttccagaagcccatgcccactggcgagctagccaaatggcaaatcctgttgagcgaATTTGACATTATTTACGTCACTCAAAAAGAAATCacgggacaggcactagcaggtcaccttgctgaaaaccccgtggacggagaatacaaacccctaaaaatgtattttcctgatgaagaggtatcattcataggagaagacattgcggaatcctatgacggttagaGAAAATTTTTCGTTaaagcagcaaatttcaaaggagttggcataggagcagtcctagtatcagaaatcggtcaacattatctggtgtccgccaagctcaggtttccctgcaccaacaacatggccgagtatgaagcctgcatcctagggctcaacatggccattgacatgaacattcaagaatttctagtgatcggagattcaaaCCTACTTATACATCATGTCCGGGAAGAATGGGGAACCAAGAACTCCAacatactcccgtatctgcactatgtacaagaattgagaaagaggttaacaaaagtggaattccaacatgttcctagagttcagaatgagttcgccgatgcattggtgACCCTGTCGTCTATGATACAATATCCAGataaaaacttcattgatcctattctagtaaaggtccatgatcagccagcctaTTGTGCTcaggttgaagaagaagcagacggaaagccttggtttcatgatatcaaggaatacttggcgaaaGGAGCATACCtggaacttgcaaatcctacccagaagcacacttcggaggttatccaatttctttcacagcggaggaatcctgtataggaggactcctatttgggattactaaggtatgTCGATGTGAAAGAAACATCCAAGCTATTAGAGgagattcatgcagggacctgcggtccacatatgaacagttTCGTCTTAGCAAAAATGATACTCCCTgctagttacttttggatgactatggaaacggactgcatccagtatgtccggaaatgccaccgctgtcagatacacgcagacatgataaaggtacctccaaacggGCTTAATGCAACAaactcaccatggccgttcgccgcctggggaatggatgttattggaccaaccgaacctgccgcatcaaatgggcacaggtttatcttggtagcaattaactattttaccaaatgggttgaagcagcatcttatagagcagtaaccaagaaggtcgtggcagactttgttcgggaccacattgtttgtcgattcgggattccagagtcaatcattatcgaaaatggctccaacctcaatagtgacttgatgaaatccATATGTGACACTTTCagaatcagacacaagaattctacaacctacAGAGCCTAGATAAATGAAACAGTAGAAGCCgctaataagaatatcaagaagatattgagaaaaatgatagagaagcataaacagtggcacgaaaagttatcatttgctcttctagggtaccgcaccacagtccgcacatcaactggcgaaaccccctatatgttggtttatggtatggaagcagtcattcccgccgaggtagaaattctgtccctaaggatcatacaggaagctgagctcgacgacgcagagtgggtgaaaaaTCGTTATGAACAGCTAGCCCTCATAgacggaaagaggatgaatgaagtttgccatggtcaactttatcagaacagaatgtctagagccttcaacaaaagagtcaagccaagatagttcacaccggggcagctggtgttaaagaaaatctttccacatcaagatgaagccaaagggaaattctctcccaactgccagggtccatacatggttcaccgggtcctGATAGGAGGAgtcctcatacttgcagaaatggacggagaagtctggccaaagccaattaattcagatgcaatcaagcgttactatgtgtaatctttatgctttcctatatgatgtaatttgaactatgcctgacctaattcccgtttaagaggggatacgtaggcagccctatgggttcggtcacaatgcaataaaaatttcattttccccgCAAttgaaaattggggcagaattttgaggaggaccctcaaaatttcgaagtaatttcagccaatcgtcGCAAACAACAGTCAAAAGCATCAACCGagtaaactggggaagaattttgtgtaggaccctcaaaattccataacaAGAAGGGTTGCAATGTCTCGAACCatgtcgcagtcgttggttcatcaaaagaaaactattcttaattatgtttttatgtatgcctttactaaatcatgcatgtttattaccaaaattgccttgtttggaaacgctaccccaataatacatgcaatatcaccagatcaaagccgagcaggtcaagcagatcCAGCGGGAAtatgaactaacctcccctctttacaaaaactcacaatttttctttggatgcaggcacttcagttgcaaaatcatcgaatatactatacactcacgagactcacattgctcagaaatacaactctcagaaccatgcacttactcacagctgctatccgcacgcagtgtccccaacagacacagtatccccaacagtcgcaatatcgcaatccgctatcagctaagaaaattctattatcattTTGCCCTTctacttcttgcataaggctactattctgccttccgaggttaagctctaccttcgtTTGCActcttgcattgcataagtctaccattctaccttccgaggttaagctctacctccatctacatagctgaaagatcgccaccttatttgcatggctgaaagaccgccttatttacatttgcatggctgaaagattgataccttatttgcatggctgaaagattgccagctttacatttgcatggctgaaagatcgccacctttacatttgcatggctgaaagatcgccaccttatttgtatggctgaaagatcaccacctttacatttgcatggttgaaagatcgccacctttacatttgcgtggttgaaagatcgccaccttatttgcatggctgaaagatcgccacctttacatttgcatggctgaaagatcgccaccataattacatttgcatggctgaaagatcgccacctttataCTTGCATGGCAGAAAGAATGCCACCCATTGCATcccatcggctgaaagatcaccacctactgcatctcatgggctgaaagattgccaaatcatccgaaggcatcattgttcagaggcaccattttcatagcccgagaacaccatatcatggcctgagggccccttttaatcttttgcatatcattattcaaaagcatcatagttcggaggcatcattcgcATAGCCTGAAAGAATCATTTCATgacctgcgaatcctttattatatgcttcatggcccaagacatcatggtctgaggacgtcatcctaaccgtccaaagacaacattcatggtccgacgagaacttgcatcatgtttaaatttacacaCAATATGCGCTCGTATTACTCATTTACAGGTAAATcggcgagcaacgaccatctcagcaagagcgatcccactccagttcccgcaTCCTATTAGACTTTGACCATTCACCCCGTCCTCAATATCGTGTCCGtttttgaaaagtctccatcggcatactccgccggcggatcctgaactacatatggcctgattcatgtaagatcagggatatgtaggtagctcagaagctagATTATTACCTAAGTGTCCTCTAACCATTTCggtcggtcaaaattggccatcatatctttacctaacaactctttcatccttcccgggtaaagaggggcagctgttggtacccaattttttcctgtatatttttatatacaaattacctttcaaatagcatatgtatgcatatataagtatgtccaagggttttcttatttttcattaatttttaaagatttttagatcaatttattgccctattttatcaagaaaaacccaataattattcccaaaattgtcATTTTGGCAATTCATTTATTGAAtcctcatatttatactaaaatatagctaaaataattttttgtatatttttacttttaagctaaattgcatataattgcaatattagcctcttttaagatttaattgtaattatatttataaaattggcTCCAATATTTTCtatttgataattatatattatcaATCATATTAgtgcctttaatttattttcaaaaattactttactattttttataaaattaaacaagggaaaagtggctatttaaatgttagcccattgcatttcaattttagccagatttggcaccccaatttgaacccaatttcaaatccaattacccagcccaaatcctgAATCTACCTGACACACAACCTATTCAAATAACCAACCCAGACCCATTTttgatcccagccgttgatcacttagatcaacggcccatatttaacctttccttttttaattccccaaTACCCTCCCGAACCCTAATCACTTCTCTCCTATAGCCACCTATGGATTCCCCTGTTCCAATTCTCTCTCAGAAACCCTAGTCGCCTCCCTCCACTTCCACCCAAAACCACCGGAATCCACGGCTTTCGAGGCCATAGAAGTCCTATAccggcctcctataactcctacacgtTTGGTTAGTGAAGTTTCAAGGCCTGACCACGAAGAAGCTTAGCCCAGAGTTTGTTTGATTCGAGTTCTATGGCCACCTCCGGCCTTGATCCGgcaagccatggctattcgagcctgatctcgacttctcctgcttagataAATGACTCTCCaggcctttctcaccatctggttTCTTCTGAACccctaacttttgaggttcttttgatttctttagatctgttctagatccgTGTTTTCCCTAAACTTTTAAACGATTTCTCGAGATTTCTTTCAACaaactatgctttcaaaacatttatctttccgatctagggttttagTTAAGTTATTTAGAtgcttctctgattttctttttctcttgtgtgtttcttctactatgtttcttattagtttcttctactgtgaTTTTTATGTGtctcttctactatgttcttatgaattcttctactgtgtttcgcatattgttcttttactatgtttctcatgagtttcttctaCTGAAAGATGCATGTTAAAGATCTCAGTTCCTTTCTAAAATCTCTGAACTTGATTTGTTAGTATCTTTTCCTTGATTACTTGTCCTTTCATCTTTACACTCGATTGATGGCaagaaccctagaatttggggattcaatcgagttttgagaccattggctatgtgatttgtttgttcttcatctctgaacttgtttgatttcaaaagaaaaaagcCCAAACTTATTTGAACCTATTTCGAGTCTCTAAAGTTATATTATCTACTACTCGATTAGGCTTCCAAAGCTTTGTTTCgacctttgtttctttatatggttCTGATTCCCTGTTAAACTCTTCTAagtctttctactggaccctttgtaCGCTATTTGATACTCTTTCTCTTCTACATTGCTGAGTTACTGagactgacctatgtgactaccatgttcttATAATCTgctacttactgattttgcaattgcatgacattATTCTTTATCCTAAATTAGCCTCgcatacttgtgtgctctttatgtgctgaacttccctctaaaacggctttcattttttgattaatttcagacttcctttgtgtaagcctgattgatttctttccttgtttgctgatttccctgttacttggtcgaaaactttccttagcctttctgacttggtttattcatggaccAGTAATTAcaaatctctgactccttgatttactatgtactaattgatttttaccttatttatttaatcgtgtatttcaaaattcttcccttaAGTAAACTCCTATATatctacccctaattgcctactttgcacaagttGCTTACGTGAtccctttccttaaataattttgttcattaccgtttaagtttaaactccttaattaaaggaagtctcgaactagttgattttaattgatacccagttccttagttattttcttaccttctttctgtctgttttcacactataaatacctgtTCTTCATTGACAAAATCACCAACCCTCATAGTCTTTCTAAACTTATACCCATACTAAAAAGTattttctcttgttacttgtactgtggcctatTTGCAAGTCCAGCTACTTGTTTTTCTCTATTTGCTTCTTTAAAAAATGGTATGTCCTAATTCAAGGTTTTCAGCACCATAACAATGTGTTTGTTTAACATTTTTTCCtcttgtctgcctactgcttgtgtttagttcaatactaatttAGCATTCTCCTTCTTCCTGTTCTACCTCtattgtgtattctaagtatGTTTGATAATGATGGTTGTTTGAGGCATGAAAGCATTAAAGTATTGTTGTCTATGACTCAAATTTGAtcccctgggatcataacctcaTGCTACCATTGTATGTTGAATATTTTGTTGGTTTTGTGAGCATAACAACATTCCCTATTGCTGCATATGCCCAGAATCAACTAATTCCCAAGCACAAGGGCTCTCTGCAATCAGTACCCAACCCCTGAATCCCTTTTGTGTGAAGTTATTATTTCTGTAGCACCCATTTCCCTTTTACTTTACTCCCCTAGTTCTTCAAGTTCTATTTTCTGCATTTGCACTCTCTTAgcctttaagttctgcccccctcttgtgagccttgccttgggacccattgagctccctctgaacttggacacttgaaggctggcccttccacactgcacttatcctTGTTCaaataatacatttgggtgtgagcattgccaggagtcccattgaggctcttagggaactttgacacactcaaatgggagaaaggctttggatcatgatctcttggagttggtttacctcataactcactgaggaagtcagaatcaggcttcctctagttgtacttttatttatatttttctgatgtattcttattttatttcgggctgtaataatttataataaactCTTGGgagatggttagtgaaaagggtgggtaactatgtatgcaaagggtagataccataggtattttgaattctgcatatttaaatgcatatagaaatcatgcctataggtcattttgaattctgcatatcccaattctcacatagataccatgtctataggtattttgaattttGCATACTTAAATGCATATATACATCATGCCTATAGTTCGTTCTGAATATCCaattctcatatagaaatcatgtctataggtattttaACTTCTGTATATTCAAATACATtgagaagtcatgcctataggattgctcaattctgcatattcaattacACCTAGATACCATGCGCTTAGGCCTTAAGCAAAATTCTGCAAACTAGATACCATGTTTGCAGGATTAAAACCAGTCTTATGCATTTATATACTATGCCAATAAGGTTTTCTGCATTTTTACACCATGTCTACAAGGATCAAAATCAACAACgtgtagaaagcatgcctataggatccttgtccaatgcttaggcaagccttatgGTAAAATTATAAGCTGAATCTGTTTCTAttaattattacaaccagcaggcaggcctgattcgaacttcttatatgagttatataataaactaaaactgcctcagtaaccgtccttcttcatctataataatcagacctaaacagtatgtgtaagtcatgctaattacgtgcttctttgtttaaggaggtatatctgagcctctgttTGTTATATGCTTTCCTCCAATTTGCACTATGTGTTTTTATATGTCACCTTAgagttttacctttgaaactacaacaataacaacaacaacaacgacccggtgaaatcccactagtggggtctggggagggtagtgcgtacgcaaaccttacccctaccccgaaggagtagagaggctatttccgaaagaccctcggctcaagaaaacaaaaaggcaaaaggagacaatattagtaACACCACATAAATAATATGAAAAAcaggaacaacatgaaatcaagaAGAAAGATACAAAGCAAAAGTAAAATAGTATCCCTACCACACGAGTCTCATAAAGTTATGACataaggcaagactcaactacctcctaacttataaccctaatactcgacctccacatgtcCCTATCTAGTGC
Proteins encoded in this window:
- the LOC138873597 gene encoding uncharacterized protein, with amino-acid sequence MASDFMDRFRFNTENAPDVFYIQNLKKKPTETFHEYATRWRSEAAKVRPSLEDEQMNKCFVRAQDPQYYERQMLIESHEFSDIIKLGERIEEGIKIAIAEPIDQLYERLKAAGYITPIHAVTPASPSQWVNPNKSCAYHSGMKGHTIDECRSLKDKIQALIDNKIIVAKEPAPNVRNNLLLDHKGGGVHMIEIEDDWDPEGSIGLITEGDDPKKPIVTLNLIMVQIQPSGDAGVNMAVPLEFETTSSAKTPAPIEVEFVSPANAPIPFEVAVLPPKEHAPFGVMIATLISVVISTMTLFHTKAIPWDYTAEAKRKGKVRFEETVSAQGPDDLWRKIQAKKYSVIDQLNKTPSQIFILALLQNSEAHKNALVKVLSEAYVPNNIIGGERANMVGQVLESHKITFHEDELPPEGLGHNKALHITVQCEDYFITKILIDGGSSLNICPLVTLKKLGKGLHEIKDEAINVKAFDGSQRSTIEEISLCLQMGPTCITITYLDQSMTVMCNETTQQTNTDSEEDEIPEELFKEVENFENRPKSNLDKTKVVNLGDAENIWMDEEDAEKMTFITPWGIYCYKMMTFILKNAGDTYMRVMTTIFHDMIHKEIEVKAIQELPPPKNKKDVMSFLGRHNCISRFIAQSTVIYEPIVKMLKKDAATKWTDDCQKAFNRIKDYLSTPPILVPLEPGRPLLLYLAVLDGPFGCVLGQHDETWRKEQTIYYLKITGQALAGHLAENPVDGEYKPLKMYFPDEEVSFIGEDIAESYDG
- the LOC138873602 gene encoding uncharacterized protein, giving the protein MAIDMNIQEFLVIGDSNLLIHHVREEWGTKNSNILPYLHYVQELRKRLTKVEFQHVPRVQNEFADALVTLSSMIQYPDKNFIDPILVKVHDQPAYCAQVEEEADGKPWFHDIKEYLAKGAYLELANPTQKHTSEVIQFLSQRRNPV